In one window of Erythrolamprus reginae isolate rEryReg1 chromosome 1, rEryReg1.hap1, whole genome shotgun sequence DNA:
- the LOC139161568 gene encoding tigger transposable element-derived protein 1-like, producing MAFNKAAKRMVTPRNKRLRKMEAALSLWVQDCRKKSIALDTNTIRTKAQQLYNRLEDTEEGDADEGNAASASASAPATFTASKGWFEKFQRRYGLKSVSLHGEAASADTGAAENFVQRTFKELIAEGGYLPEQVFNMDETGLFWKRMPSRTFLMQDEAKAPGFKAMKDRVTLIMCGNAAGFLLKPGLIYKSQNPRALKNRNKNALPVYWMHNAKAWITKPLTRDWFHQCFIPQVKDYLAGKGLDFKVLLLMDNAGGHDHLDHEHDGVQVEFLPPNTTSLIQPMDQGIIRAFKALYTRNSLGSIVEAMDADDNFTLKAYWRQYTIASCLKNIQNALTDMKTQTMNACWRKLWPEVVHDYKGFAPEEIQDAAVQNSVKLAQALGGEGFVDMTAEEVNGLLDEHGLPLTDKDLEELTRSASEEEEEAEAEQAEEEEDVGLTLERLAELNRATSNVQRMVELWDPNMTRSIQFNASLDNIFAPYRSMLAQKKKRRQQLPMTMFVTKTKRSVTPSPAASIVEMVIEEDP from the exons ATGgccttcaacaaggctgcaaaaagaatggtgacgcctagaaacaaacggctcaggaagatggaagctgctttgtccctgtgggtacaagactgccgcaaaaagagcattgctttggataccaacactatcaGAACCAaagcacaacaattgtacaaccgtcttgaagacacagaagaaggcgatgcagatgagggaaacgcag cctcagcctcagcctcagccccagccacattcacagcaagcaaagggtggtttgagaaatttcaacggcgctatggcctgaagagtgtgtcattgcacggagaagctgcctcagcagatacaggtgcagcagaaaactttgtccagcgcacgtttaaagagctaattgcagaagggggctaccttccagaacaggtgttcaacatggacgaaacaggcctgttctggaagaggatgccttcaaggactttcttgatgcaagatgaagccaaagcccctggctttaaggccatgaaagatcgagtgactttgatcatgtgtgggaatgcagcaggctttttgctgaagccagggctaatttataagtcacaaaatccaagagccctcaagaacagaaataagaatgcattgccagtgtactggatgcataatgctaaagcatggattacaaaacccctcacgcgggactggtttcatcagtgcttcatcccacaggtgaaggattatttggctggcaaaggactggatttcaaagtgcttctcctaatggacaatgctggcggccatgatcacctggaccatgaacatgatggggtgcaagttgaattcttgccaccaaacaccacatcgcttatccagccgatggatcaaggtattatccgtgcatttaaggcactgtacacgcgcaattctcttggaagcatcgtggaagcaatggatgctgatgacaacttcacattgaaggcctactggcgtcagtacacaattgcatcttgtctgaagaacattcagaatgccttgacagatatgaagacacagacaatgaatgcctgctggaggaaattgtggccagaagtggtgcatgattacaagggatttgctcccgaagaaatccaagatgctgcagtccagaactctgtgaagctggcacaggcactgggtggagaaggcttcgttgacatgacagcagaggaagtcaatggtttgcttgatgagcatggcctaccgctgacagacaaagatctggaggagctgaccaggtcagcgagtgaagaagaggaggaagcggaagctgaacaagctgaggaagaagaagatgttggcctaacgcttgagcggcttgcagaactgaacagagccacttcaaatgtacaacgcatggtggaactttgggatcccaacatgactcgctctatacagtttaacgcctcccttgacaacatctttgcaccatacagatccatgttagcccagaaaaagaaacggcgccaacaactgcccatgaccatgtttgtcacaaaaaccaagaggtctgtcacaccatcacctgcagcgtccattgtagaaatggtgatagaagaagatccctag